A stretch of Roseibium porphyridii DNA encodes these proteins:
- a CDS encoding TRAP transporter small permease subunit, with amino-acid sequence MMTIDPGGRSDQERPVTYIRFDGWLARVENAFNMFAAFSILALMLLAVAQVVGRVFNTPVPGFIDITEQAMAIFAFAGVAYCQRVGGHIRMEIVLGNLSGRTLYICELIGVILIAFTVALLIWGSWYHFERAWNIGDSTMDIRLPTWPSKLVIPVALSLLFLRLLMQIYGYARLIADPRRTPIAVPVIEGVEEHAKHEIEEAFGEDTKEGGSK; translated from the coding sequence ATGATGACAATTGATCCCGGTGGACGTTCCGACCAGGAACGGCCGGTTACCTATATCCGTTTCGATGGCTGGCTTGCTCGCGTGGAAAACGCCTTCAACATGTTTGCCGCCTTTTCGATCCTGGCCTTGATGCTGTTGGCTGTCGCTCAAGTCGTCGGGAGAGTGTTCAACACACCGGTGCCCGGCTTTATCGACATCACAGAACAGGCGATGGCCATTTTCGCATTTGCCGGTGTTGCCTACTGTCAGCGCGTTGGCGGTCATATCCGAATGGAAATCGTGCTTGGCAATCTGAGTGGCCGCACGCTTTACATCTGTGAATTGATCGGTGTCATTCTGATCGCATTCACCGTTGCACTCCTCATCTGGGGGAGCTGGTATCACTTCGAACGTGCCTGGAACATCGGCGACAGTACGATGGATATCCGTCTGCCGACCTGGCCCTCCAAACTGGTGATACCGGTCGCTCTCAGCTTGCTGTTCCTGCGCCTTTTGATGCAGATTTACGGTTATGCCCGTCTGATCGCCGATCCACGCCGGACGCCAATTGCCGTTCCGGTCATCGAAGGAGTTGAAGAGCACGCCAAACACGAAATTGAAGAAGCTTTTGGTGAAGACACAAAAGAGGGAGGCTCCAAATGA
- a CDS encoding C4-dicarboxylate TRAP transporter substrate-binding protein, whose protein sequence is MLFSLKSATAVSAVALSVMFATETFAADVTWNVSLWGKRRAFTEHVEKLAQEVAAKTDGKFEIVLHYGGALSKSRENLDGISFGAFEMAQFCASYHADKNPTLTVLELPFLGVSDLETEVKVSKALYDHPAVQKDLGRWNAKLLMPSPMPQYNFAGKGDVPGSISDFDGMRVRALGGLGKLMEAVGAVPTSVTASETYQAIDSGTVQAAGFAPHAHLSFKVVEVADWWTKNLNPGTVHCPIVVNVDAYNALPDDFKAALDASVDPALAHYLDTYAKVYDKWWPELENRGVTQVEFTDEELAAFSSKAGPIHEAWVAEQSANGLPAQELLDMVKKTIAE, encoded by the coding sequence ATGCTCTTTTCACTCAAGTCCGCAACTGCTGTGTCCGCAGTTGCGCTCTCTGTAATGTTCGCGACAGAAACTTTCGCCGCCGACGTCACCTGGAATGTCTCGCTGTGGGGCAAGCGCCGCGCGTTTACCGAGCACGTTGAGAAGCTGGCGCAGGAAGTTGCTGCCAAGACCGACGGCAAGTTTGAAATCGTTCTGCACTATGGTGGCGCGCTTTCCAAGTCTCGTGAAAATCTTGACGGTATCTCATTCGGTGCATTCGAGATGGCGCAGTTCTGTGCGTCCTATCATGCCGACAAAAACCCGACCCTGACGGTTCTTGAGCTGCCTTTCCTGGGTGTTTCCGATCTGGAAACGGAAGTGAAGGTGTCCAAGGCGCTCTATGATCATCCGGCCGTCCAAAAAGACCTCGGCCGCTGGAACGCCAAACTGCTGATGCCTTCCCCGATGCCGCAATATAACTTTGCCGGCAAGGGCGACGTCCCGGGCTCGATTTCTGACTTTGACGGCATGCGTGTTCGTGCACTCGGTGGCCTTGGAAAGCTGATGGAAGCTGTTGGCGCAGTCCCGACATCTGTCACAGCCTCTGAAACCTATCAGGCGATCGATTCAGGCACAGTGCAGGCAGCCGGCTTTGCTCCGCATGCGCACCTGTCCTTCAAGGTGGTTGAAGTTGCCGACTGGTGGACCAAGAACCTCAACCCCGGCACTGTTCATTGCCCGATCGTTGTCAACGTGGACGCTTACAACGCGCTTCCCGATGACTTCAAGGCAGCGCTCGATGCTTCAGTCGACCCGGCGCTTGCCCACTACCTCGATACCTATGCCAAGGTTTACGACAAGTGGTGGCCCGAACTGGAAAACCGCGGTGTCACTCAGGTTGAGTTCACCGACGAAGAACTGGCAGCCTTTTCTTCAAAGGCCGGCCCGATCCATGAAGCATGGGTTGCAGAGCAATCTGCGAACGGTCTTCCGGCGCAGGAACTGCTCGACATGGTCAAGAAGACCATTGCTGAATAA
- a CDS encoding sigma-54-dependent transcriptional regulator, with the protein MTDKTDNTPVLVVDDDPSMRAALRQWICLAGFDTTEVATADQAMAKLSPEFGGCVVSDVMLEGEDGVSLLRRIGEQDAELPVVLITGHGDVPMAVEAMRAGAYDFVEKPFDPDHIAEVVRRACDKRSLVLENRQLKAQLAESVGLESRLIGNSPAIQTLRQQILHFARTDAAVLITGETGTGKEVIAQALHDFSPRKDGPFMAINAAALPEAMVEAELFGHEAGAFTGADKRRIGRIESAGGGVLFLDEIVSMPLALQPKLLRVLQEKQVDRIGGTRPVEVDIRLISAANLDPKEAVAEGRLREDLLFRLNTIELKVPPLRERGRDSLLLFDTFLNRFALQYGLDVPLTSARDEAFLQTYSWPGNVRELRNAAERFVLNAGVGPQPLEALVTGHREGTVPSEEGGLKELMDTYERSLIESALRRHGGRIADVMQELNLPRRTLNEKMTRHGLTRDQAGPVEPVVN; encoded by the coding sequence ATGACAGACAAAACCGACAATACGCCCGTCCTGGTGGTTGATGACGATCCGTCAATGCGCGCAGCCCTTCGTCAATGGATCTGCCTCGCAGGATTTGACACCACGGAAGTGGCAACAGCAGACCAGGCTATGGCGAAACTGTCGCCAGAGTTCGGGGGCTGTGTTGTTTCCGATGTCATGCTGGAAGGCGAAGACGGTGTTTCTCTTCTCAGGCGCATTGGCGAGCAGGACGCAGAACTGCCTGTGGTGCTGATCACCGGACATGGCGACGTTCCCATGGCCGTGGAGGCGATGCGTGCGGGTGCGTATGACTTCGTCGAAAAACCCTTCGATCCCGATCATATCGCCGAAGTTGTCCGCAGGGCCTGTGATAAACGATCTCTGGTATTGGAAAACCGGCAGCTGAAAGCGCAACTCGCCGAAAGTGTCGGCTTGGAAAGTCGCCTGATCGGCAACAGCCCCGCGATACAGACACTGCGTCAGCAGATCCTTCATTTCGCGCGCACGGATGCGGCTGTCTTGATCACGGGAGAGACAGGAACGGGCAAAGAAGTCATTGCCCAGGCGCTGCATGATTTCAGTCCGCGCAAGGACGGGCCTTTTATGGCAATCAATGCCGCGGCGCTGCCGGAGGCCATGGTTGAGGCTGAGCTTTTCGGCCACGAGGCCGGCGCCTTCACCGGGGCCGACAAGCGACGGATTGGCCGAATAGAATCCGCAGGTGGTGGAGTTCTGTTTCTCGACGAGATTGTTTCCATGCCGCTTGCATTGCAGCCCAAGCTGCTTCGCGTTTTGCAGGAAAAACAGGTGGACCGGATCGGCGGTACGCGTCCGGTGGAGGTTGATATACGACTGATCAGTGCCGCAAATCTGGACCCGAAGGAGGCCGTCGCCGAAGGCCGTCTCCGCGAGGATCTTCTGTTTCGTCTGAACACCATTGAACTGAAAGTGCCGCCACTGCGTGAACGTGGACGCGACAGCCTGCTGCTTTTTGACACCTTCCTGAACCGTTTCGCCCTTCAATACGGCCTTGATGTTCCGCTCACCTCTGCCCGTGACGAAGCTTTTTTGCAGACTTATTCCTGGCCCGGCAACGTGCGTGAGTTGCGCAATGCCGCAGAACGCTTCGTTCTAAATGCCGGGGTTGGTCCGCAGCCCCTGGAAGCGCTGGTAACAGGCCACCGCGAGGGAACCGTTCCTTCAGAGGAAGGTGGTCTGAAGGAACTGATGGACACCTATGAGCGCAGCCTGATTGAAAGTGCCCTGCGACGCCACGGCGGTCGGATTGCCGATGTCATGCAGGAACTCAACCTGCCGCGTCGAACATTGAACGAAAAGATGACGCGTCACGGGCTCACAAGGGATCAGGCGGGACCTGTCGAACCTGTCGTCAATTGA